In the Telopea speciosissima isolate NSW1024214 ecotype Mountain lineage chromosome 2, Tspe_v1, whole genome shotgun sequence genome, one interval contains:
- the LOC122651208 gene encoding probable LRR receptor-like serine/threonine-protein kinase At1g56140 encodes MNNMKEQRKKKSSMLKPRCFTAFAPHHHASLCCTIYLLLSSSHYFILLSQAQTNATTDPSEVRAINSIFEQWGLTASDKWNFSGEPCTGIATNDSASFDSGDFNAAIKCDCSYNTATTCHITQLKVYALEVVGTLVDELMNLTYLTNMKLGQNYFTGPLPTFFGSFTQLQYLDVGINGLSGELPKDLGNLTNLLVLGFGSNNFSGSLPPQLGNLTKLEQLYFDSSGLSGEIPSTFVKLQSLQTVWASNNALTGKIPDFIGMNWTKLTSLRFQGNSFDGPIPSSFSNLTSMTDLRISEIPNGSSSLAFITGMKALSTLVLRNNNISATIPSNMEEYQSLQQLDLSFNNLTGQIPSSLFNLSSLAYLYLGNNQLSSVLPSQKSSSLLNIDLSYNLLSGILPSWVSQDSLQVNLIANNFNISSSNISGLPSGLNCLQRNFPCNRGSPIYYNFSIKCGGPEIKSSAGIVFDRENETLGAATYNVIDTERWAVSNVGRFAENNNAEYTVSSSSQFQNTLDSELFQTARISPGSLRYYGLGLENGNYTVSLQFSEIVFPNTLTWESLGRRVFDIYIQGNLWLKDFDIRKEAGGVSFSAVQKEIQAQVSENFLEIHFFWAGKGTCCIPKQGTYGPSISAISAVPNFVPTVTNTPRTLTSTRKTSTGLIVGIAVPIGVVIFLFVLVVYYILQRRKGLKSQEDEEFLGIASRPNTFSYAELRTATEDFNPSNKLGEGGFGPVYKGTLPDGRVVAVKQLSVASHQGKSQFIAEIATISAVQHRNLVKLYGCCLEGDKRLLVYEYHENKSLDQALFGKSSLHLNWQTRYDICLGTARGLAYLHEESKPRIVHRDVKASNILLDADLNPKISDFGLAKLYDDKKTHISTRVAGTVGYLAPEYAMRGHLTEKADVFAFGVVTLEIISGRPISDTSMNESKIYLLEWAWNLHESNRELELVDPALSEYNDVEAQRLIGVVLLCTQASPSLRPAMSRVVAMLSGDTEVGTVTSKPGYLTDWEFNDLSSFMSGDISGTSTSENPKSQTTSSNPTTVADGDQMLHQHLAEGR; translated from the exons TGAGGGCTATAAACTCCATTTTCGAGCAATGGGGTCTCACGGCTTCTGATAAGTGGAACTTTAGTGGTGAACCTTGTACTGGAATCGCCACTAATGACTCAGCGAGTTTCGACAGTGGGGACTTCAACGCCGCCATTAAGTGTGATTGCTCATACAACACTGCCACCACTTGCCATATTACCCAATT GAAAGTATATGCATTGGAAGTGGTGGGGACACTTGTAGACGAGCTTATGAATCTGACTTACCTCACCAATAT GAAATTGGGTCAAAATTACTTCACAGGTCCCTTGCCAACATTTTTTGGCAGTTTTACTCAATTGCAGTACTT GGATGTTGGTATTAATGGTTTATCTGGAGAGCTTCCAAAAGACCTTGGAAATCTTACCAATCTACTTGTATT GGGTTTTGGCTCAAATAATTTCTCTGGTTCACTCCCTCCTCAGCTTGGGAATTTAACAAAGTTGGAACAACT TTACTTTGATAGTTCAGGATTGAGTGGCGAGATCCCATCTACATTTGTCAAACTACAAAGCTTACAGACAGT GTGGGCATCTAACAATGCACTTACTGGAAAAATTCCTGACTTCATTGGCATGAATTGGACTAAGCTTACTTCCTT GAGATTTCAAGGAAACTCGTTTGATGGACCGATTCCTTCAAGTTTTTCTAATCTAACCTCCATGACAGATTT GAGAATTAGTGAGATCCCTAATGGGAGTTCATCATTAGCATTTATTACAGGAATGAAAGCTCTAAGTACTCT AGTCTTAAGGAATAACAATATTAGTGCTACTATTCCATCCAATATGGAAGAGTATCAGAGTTTGCAACAATT GGACTTGAGCTTCAACAATTTAACTGGACAAATTCCAAGTTCGCTCTTCAATTTGAGTAGTCTTGCTTATTT GTATCTTGGAAACAACCAATTATCAAGTGTCTTGCCTTCTCAAAAGAGTTCCTCACTTCTTAATAt AGATTTGTCATATAATCTATTATCAGGAATCCTTCCTTCATGGGTTTCACAAGACAGTCTGCAAGT AAACTTGATTGCCAATAACTTCAACATTAGTAGCTCAAATATCAG TGGTTTGCCTTCAGGATTGAATTGCCTTCAACGAAACTTTCCATGCAATCGGGGCTCTCCAATAT ATTATAACTTCTCAATCAAGTGTGGAGGTCCAGAGATTAAGTCTTCTGCGGGGATTGTATTCGATAGAGAGAATGAAACACTTGGCGCAGCCACTTATAATGTCATTGATACAGAAAGATGGGCAGTAAGCAACGTTGGAAGGTTTGCTGAGAACAATAATGCTGAGTATACTGTATCTTCTTCTTCGCAATTCCAAAATACTTTAGATTCAGAGTTGTTCCAGACAGCAAGAATTTCTCCAGGGTCACTAAGATACTATGGGCTGGGGCTTGAAAATGGAAATTACACTGTGAGCCTACAATTTTCTGAGATTGTATTCCCAAATACTCTTACTTGGGAGAGTCTTGGAAGGCGTGTGTTTGATATTTACATCCAG GGTAACCTATGGCTAAAAGATTTTGACATACGGAAAGAGGCAGGGGGAGTCTCTTTTTCAGCTGTACAAAAGGAAATCCAAGCCCAAGTGTCGGAGAACTTCCTTGAAATCCATTTCTTTTGGGCTGGAAAAGGGACTTGTTGTATACCTAAACAAGGTACATATGGACCATCCATTTCAGCCATCAGCGCTGTTCCAA ATTTTGTTCCAACTGTTACCAACACACCACGTACACTTACTTCAACAAGGAAGACAAGCACTGGTTTAATTGTTGGAATCGCTGTTCCGATTGGAGTTGTAATCTTTCTATTTGTTTTGGTGGTTTACTATATTCTTCAAAGAAGGAAAGGGTTGAAAAGTCAGGAAGATGAAG AGTTTCTAGGTATAGCTTCTAGACCAAACACTTTCAGTTATGCAGAATTGAGGACTGCTACAGAAGATTTCAATCCTTCTAATAAGCTCGGGGAGGGAGGCTTTGGACCTGTTTACAAG GGAACGCTTCCCGATGGAAGGGTGGTGGCTGTGAAGCAACTTTCAGTGGCATCCCACCAGGGGAAGAGTCAGTTCATAGCAGAGATTGCTACCATATCTGCAGTGCAACATCGAAACCTTGTGAAATTGTATGGTTGTTGCCTCGAGGGAGATAAGCGACTTCTGGTTTATGAGTACCATGAAAATAAAAGCCTTGATCAAGCACTATTTG GAAAGAGCAGTTTACATCTTAATTGGCAAACGCGCTATGATATCTGTTTGGGAACAGCACGTGGTCTAGCCTATCTCCATGAAGAGTCGAAGCCTAGAATTGTACACAGAGATGTCAAGGCTAGTAATATTCTACTTGATGCTGACCTCAACcccaaaatttcagattttggttTGGCCAAACTTTATGATGACAAGAAGACCCATATAAGCACTCGAGTTGCAGGAACAGT TGGCTATCTTGCACCAGAGTATGCTATGCGTGGACACCTAACTGAGAAAGCTGATGTTTTCGCATTTGGAGTAGTAACTCTAGAGATCATCAGTGGGAGGCCGATTTCTGACACAAGCATGAATGAATCAAAGATTTATCTTCTTGAATGG GCTTGGAATCTACATGAAAGTAATCGTGAACTGGAACTGGTTGATCCTGCACTATCAGAATACAATGATGTAGAAGCGCAACGACTAATAGGAGTAGTTCTCCTGTGCACTCAAGCATCACCATCCCTACGTCCAGCAATGTCCCGTGTGGTGGCAATGCTTTCAGGAGATACTGAAGTGGGCACTGTCACATCAAAGCCTGGATACTTAACTGATTGGGAATTCAATGATCTAAGCAGCTTTATGAGTGGTGACATTTCTGGAACCTCAACGAGTGAAAATCCAAAGAGCCAAACCACCTCTTCAAATCCAACCACTGTGGCTGATGGAGACCAAATGTTGCATCAGCATTTGGCAGAGGGAAGGTGA